A genomic stretch from Chaetodon auriga isolate fChaAug3 chromosome 17, fChaAug3.hap1, whole genome shotgun sequence includes:
- the rpl14 gene encoding large ribosomal subunit protein eL14: protein MVFKRFVEIGRVAYVSFGPHAGKLVAIVDVIDQNRALVDGPCTGVKRQAMPFKCMHLTDYVIKVPHSARQKFVRRAWEKAGVNEKWEQSSWAKKIEAKQKRAKMTDFDRYKVMKAKRMRNKIIKHEVKKLQKEAAKK from the exons ATG GTGTTCAAACGCTTCGTCGAGATCGGCCGTGTTGCCTACGTCTCTTTCGGACCCCATGCTGGCAAGCTGGTGGCCATCGTAGATGTCATCGACCAAAACAGG GCTCTTGTTGATGGTCCATGCACAGGCGTGAAGAGGCAAGCCATGCCCTTCAAGTGCATGCATCTCACAGACTATGTCATCAAAGTACCCCACAG TGCCCGCCAGAAGTTTGTGAGGAGAGCCTGGGAGAAGGCCGGAGTCAACGAGAAGTGGGAACAGAGCAGCTGGGCCAAGAAGATCGAGGCTAAACAGAAG AGGGCCAAAATGACCGACTTTGACCGCTACAAGGTGATGAAGGCCAAGAGAATG aggAACAAGATCATCAAGCATGAGGTGAAGAAGCTCCAGAAGGAGGCAGCAAAGAAGTGA
- the LOC143335378 gene encoding uncharacterized protein LOC143335378 has translation MADGPLKFCTPASDILNFLQSSRGPDYLTSVSDLVSRCKRKTCAIKNPAGATWTIGDLDDTIYKEKHSKVDGWGKFYLPEIVSMQVVGVVDWTSCPCDQLVLMTCEDEKLYAFDGEELHVVASSLKRLFESGIEYPASKSYYYGEAFKDMTEKDWDKVRKGAVGKSLDQAHHKLVTAEKSKFLELLKPSAGTSS, from the exons atggcTGATGGTCCACTGAAGTTCTGCAC GCCGGCATCTGACATACTTAACTTCCTGCAAAGCAGCAGGG GTCCAGATTACCTGACATCCGTGTCAGACCTTGTGTCCAGGTGTAAACGCAAAACTTGCGCCATAAAGAATCCAGCAGGTGCCACATGGACGATAGGAGACCTGGATGACACCATCTACAAAGAGAAACATAGCAAGGTGGATGGGTGGGGAAAGTTCTACCTTCCAGAGATAGTCAGCATGCAGGTTGTGGGTGTAGTGGATTGGACCTCGTGCCCGTGTGACCAGCTCGTTCTGATGACCTGTGAGGATGAAAAGCTGTATGCCTTCGATGGAGAGGAGCTGCATGTGGTGGCTTCAAGCCTGAAGCGGCTATTTGAGAGCGGAATAGAGTATCCAGCATCCAAGAGCTACTACTACGGAGAGGCCTTCAAAGATATG ACTGAGAAGGACTGGGATAAAGTGAGGAAGGGTGCTGTGGGGAAGAGTTTGGACCAAGCACATCATAAACTGGTGACAGCAGAAAAGTCCAAATTTCTGGAGCTTCTCAAACCCTCTGCTG GAACCAGCAGCTGA
- the LOC143335546 gene encoding uncharacterized protein LOC143335546: MTSAQRMTREEEFLKKKDLFRRNAFLIINEMLSLSPTHPSVLVDEVLHSIFFLGEINRPRYSPKDIVSDDDMLNVLKGRYPQPFKFYSSQLPQRSPISCVLDMMVFLIKQKNENEIIKRLQELILQLKKDEATDLVSYVICVSQRNNNPNSDRYYGVSMSTSGRNPGRIMIAASCLSTWETYVAGAVMTYYPKKEKKAYFDGTIKLPEQVRCQAFSLSQGRPMPPCRSCGNLFGLKTSEKQEWPYGNCAEAESVSNLLKNEREVKEQARPTSETCTEANRQEAKKSVLKELTATLRMLEFKWDNNFYTPQAV; the protein is encoded by the exons ATG ACTTCTGCGCAGAGGATGACGAG GGAAGAGGAATTCCTGAAAAAGAAGGACCTTTTCAGAAGGAATGCTTTCTTGATTATCAATGAAATGTTGAGCCTGAGTCCAACACATCCTTCAGTGTTAGTGGATGAG GTTCTTCACAGCATCTTCTTTTTAGGAGAGATCAACAGGCCACGATACAGCCCAAAAGATATTGTGAGTGATGATGACATGTTGAATGTGTTGAAGGGCCGCTACCCTCAACCCTTTAAATTCTACTCCTCTCAACTACCCCAGCGGAGTCCAATTTCCTGTGTGCTAGACATG ATGGTGTTCCTGATTAAACAAAAGAATGAGAACGAAATAATCAAAAGGCTGCAAGAGCTCATCCTTCAGCTGAAAAAGGATGAAGCAACAGATCTGGTCTCCTACGTCATCTGCGTCTCTCAGCGCAACAACAACCCAAATTCCGACAGGTACTATGGAGTGTCCATGTCCACTTCTGGTCGCAATCCAGGACGAATCATGATTGCTGCGTCCTGCCTCAGCACCTGGGAGACTTACGTAGCCGGTGCAGTGATGACGTACTATccaaagaaggagaaaaaggcaTATTTTGATGGAACCATCAAGCTTCCAGAGCAGGTCAGGTGTCAGGCGTTTAGCCTCAGTCAAGGGAGACCAATGCCTCCTTGCAGATCATGTGGGAATCTGTTTGGTTTGAAGACGAGTGAAAAACAAGAGTGGCCTTATGGCAACTGCGCTGAAGCTGAGAGTGTGAGTAACTTGCtcaaaaatgagagagaagtgaaagagCAAGCACGACCAACATCTGAGACGTGCACAGAAGCCAACAGGCAGGAGGCTAAAAAGAGTGTCCTGAAAGAGCTCACAGCTACTCTGCGCATGCTGGAATTTAAGTGGGATAACAATTTCTACACCCCACAAGCAGTTTAA